ATTAAAAGAAAGTGGTGCAGAAATGTTAGTAAATTATTTACCAGTAGGTTCAGAAAAAGCTGGAAAATTCTATGCTGACTGTGCATTAGATGCAGGAATAGCCTTTATTAATTGTGTACCAATATTCATAGTAAGTGACCCTGAATATGAAGCAAAATTCAGAGAAAAAGGAATACCATGTATTGGTGATGATATTAAAGCACAAATTGGTGCAACTATCACACACAGAACATTAGCTAGTCTTTTTAAAGATAGAGGGGTGAAACTTGATAGAACATATCAATTAAACACCGGTGGTAACACTGACTTCCTAAATATGTTAAATCATGATAGATTAGCATCTAAAAGAGAATCTAAAACAGAAGCTGTACAATCTGTACTAGCACACAGATTAGATGATGATGACATACACATTGGTCCTAGTGATTACGTACCATGGCAAAAAGATAACAAATTATGTTTCTTACGTATGGAAGGTAGAACCTTTGGAGATGTACCTATGAACATCGAATTACGTTTAAGTGTTGAAGACAGCCCAAATAGTGCCGGATGTGTAATTGATGCTGTAAGATGCTGTAAATTAGCATTAAAACGTGGAATTAGTGGTGCTTTAACCTCAGTATCCTCATATATAATGAAACATCCACCTGTACAATATACAGATGATGTGGCTCATG
This genomic interval from Candidatus Methanosphaera massiliense contains the following:
- a CDS encoding inositol-3-phosphate synthase, translating into MDKIKIAIVGIGNCASSLIQGIYYYADKTKEDVDGLMHWEIDGYKPSDIEVVAAIDIDKRKVGKDVSEAIYAKPNCTKIFYPNMENMNVKVSMGKVLDGVAPHMKNYKDDSTFIISDEPEQSKEEIVELLKESGAEMLVNYLPVGSEKAGKFYADCALDAGIAFINCVPIFIVSDPEYEAKFREKGIPCIGDDIKAQIGATITHRTLASLFKDRGVKLDRTYQLNTGGNTDFLNMLNHDRLASKRESKTEAVQSVLAHRLDDDDIHIGPSDYVPWQKDNKLCFLRMEGRTFGDVPMNIELRLSVEDSPNSAGCVIDAVRCCKLALKRGISGALTSVSSYIMKHPPVQYTDDVAHDKVEAFINGDLER